GGCCGGGGTCGTGGCGCTGGAGCAGCTTCGTTACGTGCGCCTTGTGGCGGAGGATCTCGGCCGCGCGGCGGATTTCGCGCAGCGCGTTCTCGGTCTCGAGCCAATCGACCGGACGCCCGATGTCGCGACCTTCCGGTCTGATTTTCGCGACTACACGCTCGCGTTCGAGTCCCCTGGCGGTGCGGGCCAATCGGTCGCGTTCGAGGTTCGTTATTCGAGCGATCTCGAAGCGGCGCTCGAAGGCCTCGCCCGGCTGGGGCTCACCACCGGCCGCGGCACGGCCGAGGACTGCGCGCGCCGCAAGGTCAAGGACATGGCGTGGTTCACCGACTTCAGCGGCAACCGCATCGAACTCGTGGTGCGCCCGCTGAACTCTGGCTGGCGCTATTTTCCGAGCCGGGACGCCGGCATCAAAGGCCTGGCCGACGTGATTTTGCGTTCGACCGACGTCGACAAGGATCTCTCGATCTGGACCGATGTTCTCGGCGCCAAGGTCAGCGATTGGGCCGGCGATGCGGCCTATCTGAGATTTGACGGCGCGCACCATCGGGTGGCGTTGTTTCCGGCGTCGCGGGCAGGCATCCTTGCGATCGAATATGCGGTCGAGGACGTCAATCTGCTGATGCGGAACCAGTACGTCCTGCGCGACTTGCAGGTTCCCGTCGTGCACGGACCGGGTCGCAGGCCCGCGTCAGGACAGTTGTTCGTGACGTTCGCCGGCCCCTCTGACGTGCTGTTCAGTTTCGTCGCGGAGGGCGAGGTCGATACGCAGGATCGCCGGCCGCGGCAGTTTCCCGCAGGCCCGGAAGGGCTGTGCGATTGGGGAAGCGAGTGCAAGATTGCCGAATTCATCGGGAGGGCCGGGACATGATCAAGTTGCAAGACGTCTCCTACGTGCGCCTTGGCACCGCAGACCTCGACGGCGCGACCAAGTTCGCCACTGATTATCTCGGCCTTGAAGTCGCCTATCGCTCGAAGGACAGCGTCTACCTGAAATCCGATCAGCGTGAGCACACGCTTTGCTACTTCGAAGGCTCGCCAACCGATCAGACGGCGGCCTTCGAAGTGGCCGAACGCGAAGAGCTCGACATGGCGGCGGCCGAGCTCGAGAAGCTCGGCCATCATGTTCGCCTTGGCACCGCCAAAGAGGCCGAGCTGCGCCGCGTGAAAAGCTTCATCGCCTTCAAGGACCCGACCGGCAACAGCATCGAGCTGGTGTGGCGGCCGGCCATGAGCAGCCGGCGTTATCACGGCGAGCGCGACGCGGGCATCACCGGATTCAGCCACATCGGGCTCTGCACCACCGACGCGGCGCGCGACGAAGTCTTCTGGACCAAGGTCTGCAATGCGCGCGTCAGCGATCGCATCGGCGATGCCGCGCTGTTGCGGATCGACGAGGTCCATCACACCATCGCGCTGTTTCCGACCAACCGGGCCGGCATCCAGCACATCAATCATCAAGTCGAGAGCGGCGACGATGTGATGCGCTCGTTCAATTTCCTGTCGGAGCGGCAGGTGCCGATGGTGTTCGGGCCCGGCCGGCATCCGACATCGTCGGCGCGCTTCCTGTATTTCGAAGGCCCGGACAACATGGTGTTTGAATATTCGTCGGGCGTTCGCGAGATCGCCGACGAGCTGATGTATCGCGAGAGACAGCTGCCGTTCGACCCCAAAGGATTCTGCGAATGGGGCGCCAAGCCGCAGATCAAGGAATTCCGCAATTGATGTGACGCGCACAAACGCGTTGTCCGCGTCTTGAATGCGCTGTGGACGTCTATGCGGACCACAGCGGTGGTGTCATCGCCGGGCTTGACCCGGCGATCCATGAGCGGCCGCGACGAAGGCAGCCTTACGTAAGACTTCCGTTGTCGAGATTGGGTCATGGACCCCCGCGTCGAGCGCGGGGGTGACGGTCGGTGGGTATTGCGCTGACGTGCTTCAATTCAGACGGGGAAGTGCGCTAACCCCGCAACACGCCGCCGGTGCGTTTTGAAACCTCGGCCACGAGCTTGGCCGACAGCGCGTCGATCTCCTGCTCGGTCATGGTCTTGTCGCGTGGCTGGATCGTCACGGCGATGGCGATCGACTTCTTGCCGGCCTCGATCCCTGCGCCCTCGTAAACGTCGAACACCGACACGCCGGTGATGAGCTTGCGATCGACCGCCTGGGCGGTGCGCACGACGTCGCCCGCTTTCACGGCGCGATCCACCACGAAGGCGAAGTCGCGGGTCACTGGCTGGAATTGCGACAACTCGAGCACGGGTTTGGCCCGCGTGGCCTTTGCCTTACCCTCCGGGATGCGCTCAAGGATGACCTCGAAGGCCACCAGCGGGCCCTCGGCGTCGAGCGCTTCGAGCGTGCGCGGATGCAGCTCGCCGAAATAGCCGAGCACGTTCTGCGGCCCGATCTGGATCGTGCCGGAGCGGCCGGGATGGAACCAGGCGGGACCGCCCGGCACCACTTGCAGCGCCTGCGCGGGGGCGCCTGCCGCGATGAGCACGGCGAGCGCGTCGGCCTTCACGTCGAAGGCGTCGGCATTCTCAGCCTTGCCGGACCAGTGGCGGCCGGGGCCCGCTGGCTTCGCCAGCGCCCGGCGCACGCCAGTCGTGGCCATGAACTGATCCTCCGGCGTGTCGCCCTTGAAGATCTGCCCGACCTCGAACAGCGCCGTATCGGGGAAGCCCCGGTCGGCGTTGCGCTGGGCGGCGGCGGTGAGCCCTGGAATGAGGCTCGGCCGCATATCGGAGAGTTCGGCGGCGATCGGATTGGCCAGCGCCAATTCCTTCTGTCCGCCGCCGAACAGTTCGGCCTGCGGCTTGGAGATGAACGACCAGGTCACGGCCTCGGTCATGCCGCGTCCGGCGAGCGCGCGCTTCGCTTTGCGGGTCCGCACCTGTGCCATGGTGAGGACCGGCTTGCGCGGAGCATCGCCGCGGCCGAATGGCGTCAGCGGAATGCGGTCGACGCCGACGATGCGGACGATCTCCTCGACGATGTCGGCCTTGCCCTCGATATCCGGCCGCCACGACGGCGGCGAGACCTTCACGCGGCCGCCTTGACCGACGACGATGAAGCCGAGCTTTTGCAGCACGCGGCGCATCTCGGGGAAGTCGAGATCAAGCCCCGCGAGCCGCTTCAGTTCGCTGGTCGGGAAATCGATCACCTTCTCGATCGTCTCGACCTTGCCGGCGATGGTGACCTCGGACGGCGTACCGCCGCACAGCTCGATCACCAGCTGCGTGGCGAGTTCGAGCCCCGGCACCATGAAGTTCGGATCGACGCCGCGCTCGAAGCGATAGCGCGCATCCGAATTGATGCCGAGCTTGCGCCCTGTCTGCGCGATGTTGAGCGGGTCCCACAGCGCCGATTCGATCAGCACATCGGTGGTGTTCTCGTCGCAGCCCGAATGCTCGCCGCCCATGATGCCGGCGAGCGACTCCGGGCCGTTTTCGTCGGCGATCACGCACATGGCGTTGTCGAGCGTGTAAGTCTTGCCGTCGAGGGCGAGAAGCTGCTCGCCGTTGTTCGCACGGCGCACGACGAGATTGCCCTTCACCTTCCTGGCGTCGAACACGTGCAGCGGCCGGGCGCGGTCATAGGTCAGGAAGTTCGTGATATCGACCAGCGTGTTGATCGGGCGCAGGCCGATGGCCTTCAGCCGCTTCTGCAGCCATTCCGGCGACGGGCCGTTCTTGACGCCACGCACCAGCCGCAGCGCGAAGGCCGGGCACAGCGGATGGGTCTGGCCGAAATCGAGCGTCACCGAAACCGGGCAGGGGAATTCGCCCTTGATGACCTTCGGCGTGCGCTCCTTGAACGAGCCGAGATCGGCGGCAGCGAGATCGCGGGCGATGCCGCTGACGCCGGTGCAGTCGGGCCGGTTCGGCGTGAGGTTGATGTCGATCACCGCATCGTCGAGGCCCGCATATTTCGCGTAGCTCTGACCGATCGGCGCGTCGGCCGGAAGCTCGATGATGCCGTCGTGATCGTCGGAGACGCCGATTTCAGCGCCCGAGATCATCATCCCGCGGCTCTCGACGTCGCGGATCTTGCTGATCGACAGTGTGATGTTCTTGCCGGGCACATAAGCGCCCGGAGGACCAAACACAGCCGTCATGCCGGCGCGCGCGTTCGGCGCGCCGCAGACGACCTGGATGGGCTTGCCATCGCCCGAGGGGCCGATGTCGACCATGCAGACCCGCAGCCGGTCGGCTTTCGGGTGCTGCTGTGCGTCAAGGACGCGCGCAATGACATACGGAGCGAGCACCGCCTTGTCGTCGACGCTCTCGACCTCGAGCCCGATCATCGTGAGCTTCGTCACGATTTCGTCGAGCGAAGCATCCGTATCGAGATGCTCCTTGAGCCAGTTCAGGGTGAATTTCATGCGCTCAAGCCTCCGGCGAGCGTGGGGAAGTCGAGCGGCCGGAAGCCGTAGTGCGACAGCCACCGCACGTCGGCCTCGAAGAAGGGGCGCAGGTCGGGCATGCCGT
The Rhodoplanes sp. Z2-YC6860 genome window above contains:
- a CDS encoding VOC family protein; the encoded protein is MIKLQDVSYVRLGTADLDGATKFATDYLGLEVAYRSKDSVYLKSDQREHTLCYFEGSPTDQTAAFEVAEREELDMAAAELEKLGHHVRLGTAKEAELRRVKSFIAFKDPTGNSIELVWRPAMSSRRYHGERDAGITGFSHIGLCTTDAARDEVFWTKVCNARVSDRIGDAALLRIDEVHHTIALFPTNRAGIQHINHQVESGDDVMRSFNFLSERQVPMVFGPGRHPTSSARFLYFEGPDNMVFEYSSGVREIADELMYRERQLPFDPKGFCEWGAKPQIKEFRN
- the pheT gene encoding phenylalanine--tRNA ligase subunit beta, encoding MKFTLNWLKEHLDTDASLDEIVTKLTMIGLEVESVDDKAVLAPYVIARVLDAQQHPKADRLRVCMVDIGPSGDGKPIQVVCGAPNARAGMTAVFGPPGAYVPGKNITLSISKIRDVESRGMMISGAEIGVSDDHDGIIELPADAPIGQSYAKYAGLDDAVIDINLTPNRPDCTGVSGIARDLAAADLGSFKERTPKVIKGEFPCPVSVTLDFGQTHPLCPAFALRLVRGVKNGPSPEWLQKRLKAIGLRPINTLVDITNFLTYDRARPLHVFDARKVKGNLVVRRANNGEQLLALDGKTYTLDNAMCVIADENGPESLAGIMGGEHSGCDENTTDVLIESALWDPLNIAQTGRKLGINSDARYRFERGVDPNFMVPGLELATQLVIELCGGTPSEVTIAGKVETIEKVIDFPTSELKRLAGLDLDFPEMRRVLQKLGFIVVGQGGRVKVSPPSWRPDIEGKADIVEEIVRIVGVDRIPLTPFGRGDAPRKPVLTMAQVRTRKAKRALAGRGMTEAVTWSFISKPQAELFGGGQKELALANPIAAELSDMRPSLIPGLTAAAQRNADRGFPDTALFEVGQIFKGDTPEDQFMATTGVRRALAKPAGPGRHWSGKAENADAFDVKADALAVLIAAGAPAQALQVVPGGPAWFHPGRSGTIQIGPQNVLGYFGELHPRTLEALDAEGPLVAFEVILERIPEGKAKATRAKPVLELSQFQPVTRDFAFVVDRAVKAGDVVRTAQAVDRKLITGVSVFDVYEGAGIEAGKKSIAIAVTIQPRDKTMTEQEIDALSAKLVAEVSKRTGGVLRG
- a CDS encoding VOC family protein, which codes for MAGVVALEQLRYVRLVAEDLGRAADFAQRVLGLEPIDRTPDVATFRSDFRDYTLAFESPGGAGQSVAFEVRYSSDLEAALEGLARLGLTTGRGTAEDCARRKVKDMAWFTDFSGNRIELVVRPLNSGWRYFPSRDAGIKGLADVILRSTDVDKDLSIWTDVLGAKVSDWAGDAAYLRFDGAHHRVALFPASRAGILAIEYAVEDVNLLMRNQYVLRDLQVPVVHGPGRRPASGQLFVTFAGPSDVLFSFVAEGEVDTQDRRPRQFPAGPEGLCDWGSECKIAEFIGRAGT